In Actinomadura citrea, a single window of DNA contains:
- a CDS encoding DUF4307 domain-containing protein encodes MTTSVSKAAAPAESRRSRLGLAVIGLLAAVMAAGFGVLAAHTGQTPGIVPQTVTYDITDTSVEINYTVAKGKDDDVRCTVDAYDTAFAVLAQKEVSAPSGKSSVKGTETLQTPRRATGARIRDCRKV; translated from the coding sequence ATGACGACGAGCGTGTCGAAAGCAGCGGCTCCGGCCGAGTCCCGGCGGAGCCGGCTCGGCCTGGCGGTCATCGGCCTCCTCGCGGCGGTGATGGCGGCCGGCTTCGGCGTCCTCGCCGCGCACACGGGGCAGACGCCCGGGATCGTCCCGCAGACCGTCACCTACGACATCACCGACACGTCGGTCGAGATCAACTACACGGTGGCCAAGGGGAAGGACGACGACGTGCGCTGCACGGTGGACGCCTACGACACCGCCTTCGCGGTGCTCGCGCAGAAGGAGGTCTCGGCTCCCTCCGGGAAGTCCAGCGTGAAGGGGACGGAGACGCTGCAGACGCCGCGGCGGGCGACCGGGGCCAGGATCCGCGACTGCCGCAAGGTCTGA
- the greA gene encoding transcription elongation factor GreA, which produces MTETRADNVTWLTQEAYDRLKAELDHLSGPGRIEIAQKIEAAREEGDLRENGGYHAAKEEQGKIEGRILQLQGILENARVGEAPRTEGVVGPGMTVTVSFEGDDEEVTFLLASREEVGAPIDVYSPKSPLGAAIDGKKVGDKATYNLPNGRSMTVEVLDATPYGGA; this is translated from the coding sequence GTGACCGAGACCCGCGCTGACAACGTCACCTGGCTCACCCAGGAGGCGTACGACCGGCTCAAGGCTGAGCTGGACCACCTGTCGGGCCCGGGCCGCATCGAGATCGCTCAGAAGATCGAGGCGGCGCGGGAGGAGGGCGACCTGCGCGAGAACGGCGGCTACCACGCGGCCAAGGAGGAGCAGGGCAAGATCGAGGGCCGGATCCTCCAGCTCCAGGGCATCCTGGAGAACGCCCGCGTCGGCGAGGCCCCGCGCACGGAGGGCGTCGTCGGGCCCGGCATGACCGTCACGGTCTCGTTCGAGGGCGACGACGAGGAGGTGACGTTCCTGCTCGCCTCCCGCGAGGAGGTCGGCGCCCCCATCGACGTCTACTCCCCGAAGTCGCCGCTCGGTGCCGCCATCGACGGCAAGAAGGTCGGCGACAAGGCCACCTACAACCTCCCCAACGGCCGCTCGATGACCGTGGAGGTCCTCGACGCCACCCCCTACGGCGGCGCGTAG
- the hppD gene encoding 4-hydroxyphenylpyruvate dioxygenase yields the protein MDEFPVKGMDAVVFAVGNAKQAAHYYSTAFGMRRVAYRGPENGSPDEAVHVLESGGARFVFRGPVKAGTELGRHIAEHGDGVVDLAIEVPDVEHAYRHALAKGATGLQEPHVLEDRYGKATVAAIATYGETRHTLVDRSNYTGPYLPGFEPAEPIVEPVGKRFFQAIDHCVGNVERMDEWADFYHRVMGFTDMAEFVGDDIATEYSALMSKVVADGTRKVKFPLNEPAESRRKSQIDEYLEFYGGPGVQHIALATNDILASVDRMRAAGVEFLESPDSYYEDPELRERIGQVRVPIEELQRRRILVDRDEDGYLLQIFTKPVQDRPTVFFELIERHGSLGFGKGNFKALFEAIEREQERRGNL from the coding sequence ATGGATGAGTTTCCGGTCAAGGGTATGGACGCCGTCGTCTTCGCCGTCGGCAACGCCAAACAGGCCGCCCACTACTACTCGACCGCGTTCGGGATGCGCAGGGTCGCCTACCGGGGCCCGGAGAACGGCAGCCCGGACGAGGCGGTGCACGTGCTGGAGTCGGGCGGCGCCCGGTTCGTGTTCCGCGGACCGGTGAAGGCGGGCACCGAGCTCGGGCGGCACATCGCCGAGCACGGCGACGGTGTCGTGGACCTCGCGATCGAGGTGCCCGACGTCGAGCACGCCTACCGGCATGCGCTCGCGAAGGGCGCCACCGGCCTGCAGGAGCCGCACGTCCTGGAGGACCGGTACGGCAAGGCGACGGTCGCGGCGATCGCCACCTACGGCGAGACCCGGCACACGCTGGTCGACCGCTCCAACTACACCGGCCCCTACCTGCCCGGGTTCGAGCCCGCCGAGCCGATCGTGGAGCCGGTGGGCAAGCGGTTCTTCCAGGCGATCGACCACTGCGTCGGCAACGTCGAGCGCATGGACGAGTGGGCCGACTTCTACCACCGAGTCATGGGCTTCACCGACATGGCGGAGTTCGTCGGCGACGACATCGCGACCGAGTACTCGGCGCTGATGTCCAAGGTCGTCGCGGACGGCACCCGCAAGGTGAAGTTCCCCCTGAACGAGCCCGCGGAGAGCAGGCGCAAGTCGCAGATCGACGAGTACCTGGAGTTCTACGGCGGCCCGGGCGTCCAGCACATCGCGCTCGCCACGAACGACATCCTGGCCTCGGTCGACCGGATGCGCGCCGCGGGCGTGGAGTTCCTGGAGAGCCCCGACTCCTACTACGAGGACCCCGAGCTGCGCGAGCGCATCGGCCAGGTCCGGGTCCCGATCGAAGAACTGCAGAGGCGCCGGATCCTGGTCGACCGGGACGAGGACGGCTACCTGCTGCAGATCTTCACCAAGCCCGTCCAGGACCGTCCGACCGTGTTCTTCGAGCTGATCGAGCGGCACGGCTCGCTCGGCTTCGGCAAGGGCAACTTCAAGGCGCTGTTCGAGGCGATCGAGCGGGAGCAGGAGCGCCGCGGCAACCTGTGA
- a CDS encoding Lrp/AsnC family transcriptional regulator produces the protein MPIDELDGRLIELFAAEPRVGVLEASRRLGVARGTVQARLDRLARDGVIAGHGPEIDPAALGYGVTAFVTLQLRQAGGHDPVAARLAQVPEVIEAHTITGPGDMLCRIVARSNTDLQRVIDVIVDVAGVERASSVISLATQIPYRTLPLVRAVSAPAGGGPPGGRPRR, from the coding sequence GTGCCGATCGACGAACTGGACGGCCGGCTGATCGAGCTGTTCGCCGCCGAGCCCCGGGTCGGCGTCCTGGAGGCGTCCCGGCGGCTCGGGGTCGCGCGCGGCACCGTCCAGGCGCGGCTGGACCGGCTCGCGCGGGACGGCGTCATCGCCGGCCACGGCCCGGAGATCGACCCGGCCGCGCTCGGCTACGGGGTGACGGCCTTCGTCACGCTGCAACTGCGGCAGGCGGGCGGCCACGACCCGGTGGCGGCCCGGCTCGCCCAGGTGCCCGAGGTGATCGAGGCCCACACCATCACCGGCCCCGGCGACATGCTGTGCCGCATCGTCGCCCGCAGCAACACCGACCTCCAGCGCGTCATCGACGTCATCGTGGACGTCGCCGGCGTGGAGCGCGCCTCCTCGGTGATCTCCCTCGCCACCCAGATCCCGTACCGCACCCTCCCCCTCGTCCGCGCGGTGTCCGCACCCGCCGGGGGCGGACCGCCCGGTGGACGTCCGCGGAGGTAG
- a CDS encoding RDD family protein has protein sequence MSEPPQDTPKPDSGWQPPDRPPGEAPASPERPPPYQGSYGGPPAQAAPAPGYGHPGAPPPQAPPVPGYGPPGYHHPGPQGPQDVIAGRGARLGAGILDSVLLGIAATPAVLFSIRWDRLQDMARSGEPMTDPLDLYNIPRLIGGYAIAFLLGFVYFTVLHARWGQTLGKKAFGIRLVRASDLSAVSWGQALGRQAFVYAISVTTGALNLLTPVAGILGLVGLLDNAWILWDERRQALHDKVAGTVVVKATPWTPNPYARDQTRS, from the coding sequence ATGAGCGAACCACCCCAGGACACCCCGAAGCCGGACAGCGGCTGGCAGCCCCCGGACCGGCCGCCGGGCGAGGCCCCCGCCTCGCCCGAACGCCCGCCGCCGTACCAGGGCTCCTACGGCGGGCCTCCGGCCCAGGCCGCCCCCGCGCCCGGGTACGGCCACCCCGGCGCCCCGCCGCCGCAGGCGCCGCCGGTCCCGGGCTACGGCCCTCCCGGCTACCACCACCCCGGTCCGCAGGGGCCGCAGGACGTGATCGCGGGACGGGGCGCGCGGCTCGGCGCCGGAATCCTCGACAGCGTCCTGCTCGGCATCGCGGCGACGCCGGCCGTCCTGTTCTCGATCCGCTGGGACCGGCTGCAGGACATGGCCAGATCGGGCGAGCCGATGACCGACCCGCTGGACCTCTACAACATTCCGCGCCTCATCGGCGGGTACGCGATCGCGTTCCTGCTGGGCTTCGTGTACTTCACCGTTCTGCACGCCCGATGGGGCCAGACGCTCGGCAAGAAGGCGTTCGGCATCCGGCTGGTGCGGGCATCCGACCTGTCGGCGGTGAGCTGGGGCCAGGCGCTCGGACGGCAGGCCTTCGTCTACGCCATCAGCGTGACGACGGGCGCGCTGAACCTCCTCACGCCGGTCGCGGGGATCCTCGGGCTCGTTGGCCTGCTCGACAACGCCTGGATCCTGTGGGACGAACGGCGCCAGGCGCTGCACGACAAGGTGGCCGGGACGGTGGTGGTGAAGGCGACGCCGTGGACGCCGAACCCCTACGCCCGCGACCAGACCCGGTCCTGA
- the mca gene encoding mycothiol conjugate amidase Mca, translating to MAVHAHPDDESSKGAATMARYVADGVEVLVVTCTGGERGDILNPAMDRPEVKADIGKVREAEMARAREILGVGQRWLGFVDSGFPEGDPLPPLPEGCFALEPLETATEPLVRAVREFRPHVMLTYDEKGGYPHPDHVKCHEVSVEAFEAAGDPERYPGTGDPWQPLKLYYHMTFSKGRILALHSAMEKAGLESPYGDWLKRFEEEGDEPARWEVTTRVPCADHFETRDQALLAHATQIDPNGFWFVVPLDVQREAWPTEDYHLARSLVDTELPEDDLFAGIREKVCL from the coding sequence ATGGCGGTGCACGCGCACCCCGACGACGAGTCCAGCAAGGGCGCGGCCACGATGGCGCGCTACGTGGCCGACGGCGTCGAGGTCCTCGTCGTCACCTGCACCGGCGGTGAACGCGGCGACATCCTGAACCCGGCGATGGACCGTCCCGAGGTCAAGGCCGACATCGGCAAGGTCCGCGAGGCAGAGATGGCGCGGGCCCGCGAGATCCTCGGCGTCGGCCAGCGCTGGCTCGGGTTCGTCGACTCCGGCTTCCCCGAGGGCGACCCGCTGCCGCCGCTGCCGGAGGGCTGCTTCGCCCTGGAGCCGCTGGAGACCGCGACCGAGCCGCTGGTGCGCGCGGTCCGCGAGTTCCGCCCGCACGTGATGCTCACCTACGACGAGAAGGGCGGCTACCCCCACCCCGACCACGTGAAGTGCCACGAGGTGTCGGTGGAGGCGTTCGAGGCCGCGGGCGACCCGGAGCGCTACCCGGGCACCGGCGACCCCTGGCAGCCGCTGAAGCTCTACTACCACATGACCTTCAGCAAGGGCCGCATCCTCGCGCTGCATTCCGCCATGGAGAAGGCCGGCCTGGAGTCGCCCTATGGCGACTGGCTGAAGCGCTTCGAGGAGGAGGGCGACGAGCCCGCCAGGTGGGAGGTCACCACGCGGGTCCCCTGCGCCGACCACTTCGAGACCCGTGACCAGGCCCTGCTCGCCCACGCCACCCAGATCGACCCGAACGGTTTCTGGTTCGTCGTCCCGCTGGACGTCCAGCGCGAGGCATGGCCGACCGAGGACTACCATTTGGCCAGGTCCCTGGTCGACACGGAACTGCCGGAGGACGACCTGTTCGCCGGCATCCGGGAGAAGGTGTGTCTGTGA